The following proteins are encoded in a genomic region of Nocardioides sp. cx-173:
- the sigM gene encoding RNA polymerase sigma factor SigM has protein sequence MSDQEDGAPSDADLLRSHVEGDRDAFGVLFARHRDRLWAVALRTMGNPDDAADGLQDGLVAAYRRAGSFRGEAAVTTWLHRVVVNACLDRLRAAKVRRAEALPDDLEEYGGRGSTVTADVADPADLAVLDERRRRVLAALAELPAEQRAALVLVDMEGYPVSEVARMLDCAEGTVKSRCSRGRARLAEALHLLAPGGDPDHAAPGNPPPGPGVRSTRAPRAPPAG, from the coding sequence GTGAGTGACCAGGAGGACGGCGCCCCCAGCGACGCCGACCTGCTGCGGTCCCACGTCGAGGGTGACCGCGACGCCTTCGGCGTGCTGTTCGCGCGCCATCGGGACCGGCTGTGGGCGGTCGCGCTGCGCACGATGGGCAACCCCGACGACGCCGCCGACGGGCTGCAGGACGGCCTCGTGGCGGCGTACCGTCGCGCCGGGTCGTTCCGCGGCGAGGCGGCCGTCACCACGTGGCTGCACCGCGTCGTCGTCAACGCCTGCCTCGACCGGCTGCGGGCCGCCAAGGTGCGGCGGGCCGAGGCGCTGCCCGACGACCTCGAGGAGTACGGCGGCCGCGGCTCGACCGTGACCGCGGACGTCGCCGATCCGGCCGACCTGGCGGTGCTGGACGAGCGGCGCCGCCGGGTGCTGGCGGCGCTGGCCGAGCTGCCTGCCGAGCAGCGGGCGGCTCTGGTGCTCGTGGACATGGAGGGCTACCCGGTCTCCGAGGTCGCCCGGATGCTCGACTGCGCCGAGGGCACGGTGAAGAGCCGGTGCTCGCGCGGGCGCGCCCGGCTGGCCGAGGCGCTGCACCTGCTGGCCCCCGGTGGTGACCCGGACCACGCCGCACCGGGGAACCCTCCCCCGGGCCCGGGCGTCAGATCGACACGGGCCCCGCGAGCGCCCCCGGCGGGCTGA
- the trxB gene encoding thioredoxin-disulfide reductase, with amino-acid sequence MPLDRGPRAGTRVGRMSETRNVIIIGSGPSGYTAAVYAARASLQPLVFEGSVTAGGALMNTTEVENFPGFRDGIMGPALMDEMRAQAERFGAEMVPDDVVEVDLTGDVKVVKTATDTHTACAVILATGSGYRKLGLPNEDALSGKGVSWCATCDGFFFREQHIAVVGGGDSAIEEATFLTRFGSKVSLIVRRDELRASKIMQERAFADPKLEIEWNSVVESINGSDRLESVTLKDSVTGETRDLAATGLFIAIGHDPRSELLTGQVDLDDNGYVLVRHPSTATNLPGVFAAGDLVDHHYRQAITAAGTGCAAALDAERYLAELDHAHATGADAQDAVAGSAVVETVTTAGL; translated from the coding sequence ATGCCCCTTGACCGGGGACCCCGAGCAGGAACGAGAGTGGGACGCATGTCCGAGACGCGCAACGTGATCATCATCGGCTCCGGTCCGTCCGGCTACACGGCGGCGGTGTACGCCGCCCGGGCGAGCCTGCAGCCGTTGGTCTTCGAGGGCTCGGTGACCGCCGGCGGCGCGCTGATGAACACCACCGAGGTCGAGAACTTCCCCGGGTTCCGCGACGGGATCATGGGCCCGGCCCTGATGGACGAGATGCGCGCCCAGGCCGAGCGGTTCGGCGCCGAGATGGTCCCCGACGACGTCGTCGAGGTCGACCTCACCGGCGACGTCAAGGTCGTCAAGACCGCCACCGACACCCACACCGCGTGTGCGGTGATCCTGGCCACCGGCTCGGGCTACCGCAAGCTCGGCCTCCCCAACGAGGACGCGCTCTCCGGGAAGGGCGTCTCGTGGTGCGCCACCTGTGACGGGTTCTTCTTCCGCGAGCAGCACATCGCCGTGGTTGGCGGCGGTGACTCCGCGATCGAGGAGGCCACGTTCCTGACCCGCTTCGGCTCGAAGGTGTCGCTGATCGTGCGCCGCGACGAGCTGCGCGCCTCCAAGATCATGCAGGAGCGGGCGTTCGCCGACCCCAAGCTCGAGATCGAGTGGAACTCCGTCGTGGAGTCGATCAACGGCTCCGACCGCCTGGAGTCGGTGACCCTCAAGGACTCCGTCACCGGCGAGACCCGCGACCTGGCCGCGACCGGGCTGTTCATCGCGATCGGCCACGACCCGCGCTCCGAGCTCCTGACCGGGCAGGTCGACCTCGACGACAACGGCTACGTGCTGGTCCGCCACCCCTCCACCGCGACCAACCTACCGGGCGTCTTCGCCGCGGGCGACCTGGTCGACCACCACTACCGCCAGGCCATCACCGCCGCCGGCACCGGCTGCGCCGCCGCCCTCGACGCCGAGCGCTACCTGGCCGAGCTGGACCACGCCCACGCCACCGGGGCGGACGCCCAGGACGCGGTCGCCGGCTCCGCGGTCGTCGAGACCGTCACCACCGCCGGCCTCTGA
- the trxA gene encoding thioredoxin produces MGNIQAVTDAEFEAQVLKSDKPVLVDFWAEWCGPCRQVAPILDELAGTHGDKITFLKMNVDENPVTPSSYRVTGIPTINVYQGGEVVRSIVGAKPKAALLKELDSFIS; encoded by the coding sequence GTGGGCAACATCCAAGCCGTCACCGACGCCGAGTTCGAGGCGCAGGTGCTCAAGTCCGACAAGCCGGTCCTCGTGGACTTCTGGGCGGAGTGGTGCGGCCCGTGCCGCCAGGTCGCCCCGATCCTCGACGAGCTCGCCGGCACCCACGGCGACAAGATCACGTTCCTGAAGATGAACGTGGACGAGAACCCCGTCACCCCGTCGTCCTACCGGGTCACCGGAATCCCGACGATCAACGTCTACCAGGGTGGCGAGGTCGTGCGGTCGATCGTCGGCGCCAAGCCGAAGGCGGCGCTGCTCAAGGAGCTCGACTCCTTCATCAGCTGA
- a CDS encoding GNAT family N-acetyltransferase, translating to MSRKVVRLTVDHLSELPGPCRECLFWELDPVRRDRVGGDAAVAEKEAWISQVLREWGSCGRVAVVDERVVGYLVYAPAAFVPGSVGFPTSPVSSDAVLLTRVYVDDDHAGGGLGRMLVQAMARDLIERGGIRAVEAFGTTVPVLGSCLVPAEFLGSVGFKTHRSHLLTPRMRMDLRSALTWRDEVEAALERLLGAVRPAPTVRPERSHRSLGASRVSGDG from the coding sequence ATGTCCCGCAAGGTCGTCCGGCTCACCGTCGACCACCTCAGCGAGCTGCCCGGACCGTGTCGCGAGTGCCTCTTCTGGGAGCTGGACCCGGTACGCCGCGATCGGGTCGGCGGCGATGCGGCGGTGGCCGAGAAGGAGGCGTGGATCTCGCAGGTGCTCCGGGAGTGGGGCTCGTGTGGACGGGTGGCTGTCGTCGACGAGCGGGTCGTCGGCTACCTGGTCTACGCCCCCGCGGCCTTCGTCCCCGGCTCCGTCGGGTTCCCGACCTCGCCGGTCTCCAGCGACGCGGTGCTGCTCACCAGGGTCTACGTCGACGACGACCATGCGGGCGGCGGCCTGGGCCGGATGCTCGTGCAGGCCATGGCGCGCGACCTGATCGAGCGCGGCGGCATCCGCGCGGTGGAGGCGTTCGGCACCACCGTCCCGGTCCTCGGCTCGTGCCTGGTGCCGGCGGAGTTCCTGGGCAGCGTCGGCTTCAAGACGCATCGGTCGCATCTGCTGACGCCGCGGATGCGCATGGACCTCCGCTCCGCGCTCACCTGGCGCGACGAGGTCGAGGCCGCCCTCGAGCGGCTGCTGGGCGCCGTACGGCCGGCGCCCACGGTGCGCCCCGAACGCAGTCACCGCTCACTCGGCGCGAGCCGGGTGAGCGGTGACGGGTGA
- a CDS encoding pyridoxal phosphate-dependent aminotransferase has product MRQIRQSRKLHNVRYDVRGPILVEAQRLEAEGHRILKLNIGNPAPFGFEAPEAILADMIHHLPESQGYSDSRGIYPARTAVAQFYQQQGLQDVTVEDVFIGNGVSELISMVLQAFVDDGNEVLVPAPDYPLWTGAVTLAGGVPVHYLCDEDDDWNPDLADIESKITENTHAIVIINPNNPTGAVYSKETVEGLVDIARRHELVVFSDEIYEKILFDDAVHHHTAKAAGSDVLCLTFSGLSKAYRVCGYRAGWVMISGPREIAQDFLEGLTLIANMRMCANVPAQHAIQTALGGYQSIQELIVPGGRFYEQSMLAHRLLNDIPGVSSVKPRGALYCFPRLDPEVYAIEDDEAFVIDLLRAKKLLVTHGTGFNWPTPDHFRLVTLPDVAVLEEAIGRIAEFLATRR; this is encoded by the coding sequence GTGCGCCAGATACGGCAGAGCCGCAAGCTCCACAACGTCCGCTACGACGTGCGGGGACCCATCCTCGTGGAGGCACAGCGCCTCGAGGCCGAGGGGCACCGGATCCTCAAGCTCAACATCGGCAACCCCGCGCCGTTCGGCTTCGAGGCGCCCGAGGCGATCCTCGCCGACATGATCCACCACCTCCCGGAGTCGCAGGGCTACAGCGACTCCCGCGGGATCTACCCCGCCCGCACCGCGGTGGCGCAGTTCTACCAGCAGCAGGGGCTGCAGGACGTCACCGTCGAGGACGTCTTCATCGGCAACGGCGTCTCCGAGCTGATCTCGATGGTGCTGCAGGCCTTCGTCGACGACGGCAACGAGGTCCTCGTCCCCGCCCCCGACTACCCGTTGTGGACCGGCGCCGTGACCCTGGCCGGCGGGGTGCCGGTGCACTACCTCTGCGACGAGGACGACGACTGGAACCCCGATCTGGCCGACATCGAGTCCAAGATCACCGAGAACACCCACGCCATCGTCATCATCAACCCCAACAACCCCACGGGTGCCGTCTACAGCAAGGAGACGGTCGAGGGGCTGGTCGACATCGCCCGGCGCCACGAGCTGGTGGTCTTCTCCGACGAGATCTACGAGAAGATCCTCTTCGACGACGCGGTCCACCACCACACCGCGAAGGCCGCGGGCAGCGACGTGCTCTGCCTGACCTTCAGCGGCCTCTCCAAGGCCTACCGGGTCTGCGGCTACCGCGCCGGCTGGGTGATGATCTCGGGGCCCCGGGAGATCGCGCAGGACTTCCTGGAGGGGCTCACCCTCATCGCCAACATGCGCATGTGCGCGAACGTGCCCGCCCAGCACGCGATCCAGACCGCTCTGGGGGGCTACCAGTCCATCCAGGAGCTGATCGTGCCCGGCGGGCGGTTCTACGAGCAGAGCATGCTCGCCCACCGCCTGCTCAACGACATCCCCGGCGTCAGCTCGGTCAAGCCCCGTGGCGCCCTGTACTGCTTCCCGCGCCTCGACCCCGAGGTCTACGCCATCGAGGACGACGAGGCGTTCGTCATCGACCTGCTGCGGGCGAAGAAGCTGCTGGTCACCCACGGCACGGGCTTCAACTGGCCCACCCCCGACCACTTCCGGCTCGTGACGCTGCCCGACGTCGCCGTGCTGGAGGAGGCCATCGGCCGGATCGCGGAGTTCCTGGCCACGCGTCGCTGA
- a CDS encoding lysophospholipid acyltransferase family protein produces MRDITYPPIIRTAKTLFRVLGQRFDMTGTEHVPREGGVLLAFNHVGYLDFVYGGLAANPSGRLVRFMAKREVFDHPVGGPVMRSMHHIQVDRGDGLASYRSAVEYLREGEAVGIFPEATISRAMELKEFKSGATRIAAAAGVPLLPVILWGTQRILTKDHPRDLSRGKTIAIRVGEPLHPTGADPAAEGEELRRVMARLLDETIAAYPAEEQPPGSWWLPARHGGGAPTLEEAAALDAQEQRDRAAKRAAKRAANRAQQK; encoded by the coding sequence ATGCGCGACATCACCTACCCGCCGATCATCCGGACCGCCAAGACCCTCTTCCGGGTGCTCGGCCAGCGCTTCGACATGACCGGGACCGAGCACGTCCCGCGCGAGGGCGGCGTGCTGCTGGCCTTCAACCACGTGGGCTACCTCGACTTCGTCTACGGCGGTCTCGCCGCGAACCCGTCGGGGCGCCTGGTGCGGTTCATGGCGAAGCGCGAAGTGTTCGATCACCCCGTGGGCGGCCCGGTGATGCGGTCCATGCACCACATCCAGGTCGACCGCGGCGACGGGCTGGCGTCATACCGGTCGGCGGTGGAGTACCTGCGCGAGGGCGAGGCCGTCGGCATCTTCCCCGAGGCCACCATCTCCCGGGCCATGGAGCTCAAGGAGTTCAAGTCCGGCGCGACCCGGATCGCGGCCGCCGCGGGCGTGCCCCTGCTGCCGGTGATCCTGTGGGGCACCCAGCGCATCCTGACCAAGGACCATCCCCGCGACCTCTCCCGCGGCAAGACCATCGCGATCCGGGTGGGCGAGCCGCTGCATCCCACCGGCGCGGACCCGGCGGCGGAGGGCGAGGAGCTGCGCCGAGTGATGGCCCGCCTGCTCGACGAGACCATCGCGGCGTATCCCGCCGAGGAGCAGCCCCCGGGCTCCTGGTGGCTCCCCGCCCGCCACGGCGGCGGCGCCCCTACCCTCGAGGAGGCGGCGGCGCTGGACGCCCAAGAGCAGCGCGACCGGGCCGCCAAGCGCGCCGCCAAGCGGGCCGCCAATCGGGCGCAGCAGAAGTAG
- a CDS encoding ParB/RepB/Spo0J family partition protein: protein MSRPQQRRGLGRGLGSLIPTAPSEPERASEPSGAVSEATSGPANAADAPPAAPTASESGPGQSTPATNDTGAYFAELPTEQIAPNRVQPRAVFDEEAMAELVHSIREVGLLQPIVVRRIGPEAYELVMGERRWRASQEAGLTAIPAIVRETDDNDMLRDALLENLHRSQLNPLEEASAYAQLLEDFECTHDELATRIGRSRPQISNTLRLLRLSPAVQRRVAAGVLSAGHARSLLAVEDPEVQDRLAQRVVAEGISVRALEEIVAVGDVGSTGQRSARRRPTAPGLTDIAERLSERLETRVKVDLGQRKGKITVEFASLDDLRRIIDIMDPRNRNDRPI from the coding sequence GTGAGTCGTCCGCAGCAGCGTCGTGGGTTGGGCCGCGGACTCGGGTCGCTGATCCCGACCGCGCCGAGCGAGCCGGAGCGCGCCTCAGAGCCGTCCGGCGCGGTCTCCGAGGCGACATCCGGTCCGGCGAACGCCGCGGACGCGCCGCCTGCTGCTCCGACAGCCTCGGAGTCCGGGCCGGGGCAGTCGACCCCGGCGACGAACGACACCGGCGCCTACTTCGCCGAGCTGCCGACGGAGCAGATCGCGCCCAACCGGGTGCAGCCGCGTGCGGTGTTCGACGAGGAGGCGATGGCCGAGCTGGTCCACTCGATCCGCGAGGTGGGGCTGCTCCAGCCGATCGTCGTGCGCCGGATCGGGCCCGAGGCCTACGAGCTGGTCATGGGGGAGCGGCGCTGGCGGGCCTCGCAGGAGGCCGGCCTCACCGCCATCCCGGCGATCGTGCGGGAGACCGACGACAACGACATGCTGCGCGATGCGCTGCTGGAGAACCTGCACCGCTCGCAGCTGAACCCCCTGGAGGAGGCCTCGGCCTACGCCCAGCTGCTCGAGGACTTCGAGTGCACCCACGACGAGCTCGCCACGCGCATCGGCCGCTCGCGTCCGCAGATCAGCAACACCCTGCGTCTGCTCCGGCTCAGCCCGGCGGTCCAGCGACGCGTGGCGGCCGGCGTGCTGTCGGCCGGGCATGCCCGCTCGCTGCTGGCCGTCGAGGACCCCGAGGTCCAGGATCGCCTGGCCCAGCGGGTCGTCGCCGAGGGCATCAGCGTGCGCGCCCTCGAGGAGATCGTCGCGGTCGGCGACGTGGGCTCCACCGGTCAGCGCAGCGCCCGCCGCCGCCCCACGGCCCCCGGCCTGACGGACATCGCCGAGCGTCTGTCCGAGCGACTGGAGACCCGGGTCAAGGTGGACCTGGGCCAGCGCAAGGGCAAGATCACCGTGGAGTTCGCCTCGCTCGACGACCTACGCCGGATCATCGACATCATGGACCCGCGCAACCGCAACGACCGGCCGATCTAG
- a CDS encoding ParA family protein, which translates to MPVRTAAEVASQGEGFEDAATPLARAAQHSLIARQRTASRPALPRPQATRVFVVANQKGGVGKTTSTVNVAAGLAQLGQRVLVIDLDPQGNASTALSVEHRRGVPSTYDALVDGVPLADVVVPCPDVEGLFVVPATIDLAGAEIELVSVVAREGRLQRAISGHPLVGSAQDVGEDRFDFVFIDCPPSLGLLTLNALVAGDEMMIPIQAEYYALEGLGQLLETVDMVRAHLNPDLAVSTILVTMYDARTRLAAGVAEEVREHFGDQVLKTSIPRSVRVSEAPSYGQTVMTYDPGSPGALSYLEAAREIATKGVRP; encoded by the coding sequence GTGCCGGTGCGCACGGCCGCCGAGGTGGCCTCACAGGGCGAGGGGTTCGAGGACGCGGCCACTCCCCTGGCGCGCGCCGCCCAGCACAGCCTGATCGCCCGACAGCGCACGGCCTCCCGTCCCGCCCTGCCCCGACCCCAGGCCACCCGGGTGTTCGTCGTGGCCAACCAGAAGGGCGGGGTCGGGAAGACCACGTCCACGGTCAACGTCGCGGCCGGCCTGGCGCAGCTCGGTCAGCGGGTCCTGGTCATCGACCTGGACCCCCAGGGGAACGCGTCCACCGCGCTGAGCGTCGAGCACCGTCGCGGGGTCCCCTCGACCTACGACGCGCTGGTCGACGGTGTCCCGCTGGCCGACGTGGTCGTGCCCTGCCCCGATGTCGAGGGGCTGTTCGTCGTCCCCGCGACCATCGACCTGGCCGGCGCCGAGATCGAGCTGGTCAGCGTCGTCGCCCGTGAAGGACGCCTGCAGCGCGCGATCTCGGGACACCCCCTGGTCGGGAGCGCGCAGGACGTCGGCGAGGACCGCTTCGACTTCGTGTTCATCGACTGCCCGCCCTCCCTCGGCCTGCTCACGCTCAACGCGCTGGTCGCGGGGGACGAGATGATGATCCCGATCCAGGCGGAGTACTACGCGCTCGAGGGCCTCGGTCAGCTCCTCGAGACGGTGGACATGGTGCGGGCGCACCTGAACCCGGACCTGGCGGTCTCGACCATCCTGGTCACGATGTACGACGCCCGCACCCGCCTGGCGGCCGGCGTCGCCGAGGAGGTGCGCGAGCACTTCGGCGACCAGGTGCTCAAGACCTCCATCCCGCGCTCCGTGCGGGTCTCGGAGGCGCCGTCGTACGGCCAGACGGTGATGACCTACGACCCGGGGTCCCCGGGTGCGCTCAGCTATCTCGAGGCTGCTCGCGAGATCGCCACCAAGGGGGTACGTCCGTGA
- the rsmG gene encoding 16S rRNA (guanine(527)-N(7))-methyltransferase RsmG, translating into MDRLPLAERYAELLAGAGVVRGLIGPREAPRLWERHLLNCAVLGDLIPPGATVCDIGSGAGLPGVVLAIRRPDLRVTLVEPLLRRTTFLEEAVAELALDNVEVVRGRADALHGERRFGVVTSRAVAPLDRLLGWSMPLVEPQGALVAMKGSSVDEEILAATDVLERLGCGTPEVVVLGEGLLSSTTIAVRVPWADPTRVSWPLAPTPRPRRRPDQTRRKQRRNA; encoded by the coding sequence GTGGACCGACTCCCCCTCGCCGAGAGGTACGCCGAGCTGTTGGCCGGCGCCGGGGTGGTGCGGGGCCTGATCGGTCCGCGTGAGGCCCCCCGGCTGTGGGAGCGACACCTGCTGAACTGCGCGGTGCTCGGCGACCTGATCCCCCCCGGCGCGACCGTGTGTGACATCGGCTCCGGCGCCGGCCTGCCCGGCGTGGTCCTCGCGATCCGCCGGCCCGATCTCCGGGTGACCCTGGTGGAGCCGCTGCTGCGGCGTACCACCTTCCTGGAGGAGGCCGTCGCCGAGCTCGCTCTCGACAACGTCGAGGTCGTGCGCGGGCGCGCCGACGCGCTGCACGGGGAGAGGCGCTTCGGCGTCGTCACCTCCCGCGCGGTCGCGCCCCTGGACCGGCTGCTGGGCTGGTCGATGCCGCTGGTCGAGCCGCAGGGCGCGCTCGTCGCGATGAAGGGCTCGTCCGTGGACGAGGAGATTCTTGCGGCGACCGACGTGCTCGAGCGGCTCGGTTGCGGCACTCCGGAGGTGGTCGTCCTGGGCGAGGGGCTGCTCTCCTCCACCACCATCGCGGTCCGGGTTCCCTGGGCCGATCCCACCCGGGTATCTTGGCCGCTTGCCCCGACGCCGCGGCCCCGCCGGCGCCCGGACCAGACTCGACGCAAGCAGAGGCGGAACGCGTGA
- a CDS encoding Jag family protein → MSADVETDTSEQTETAAPAETAETTEPTEPTESETPVTAGGDRIVQLEREGDIAADYLEELLDIADLDGDLDIDVDGDRAAVSIVGADLSQLVGPDGEVLEALQELTRLAVFRETGDRSRLMLDISGYRAEKRQQLVELAERLIAQVKETGEPVSLDPMSPFERKVVHDAVAEAGLTSESEGVEPRRFVVIVPA, encoded by the coding sequence ATGAGCGCCGACGTCGAGACCGACACCAGCGAGCAGACCGAGACCGCCGCGCCCGCGGAGACCGCCGAGACCACGGAGCCCACGGAGCCCACGGAGTCCGAGACCCCGGTGACCGCGGGCGGCGACCGCATCGTGCAGCTGGAGCGCGAGGGGGACATCGCGGCCGACTACCTCGAGGAGCTGCTGGACATCGCCGACCTGGACGGCGACCTCGACATCGACGTGGACGGCGATCGCGCCGCCGTGTCGATCGTGGGCGCGGACCTGTCCCAGCTGGTAGGCCCCGATGGCGAGGTGCTGGAGGCGCTGCAGGAGCTCACGCGCCTGGCGGTGTTCCGGGAGACCGGCGACCGCTCGCGGCTCATGCTCGACATCTCGGGCTACCGCGCGGAGAAGCGCCAGCAGCTCGTGGAGCTGGCCGAGCGTCTGATCGCCCAGGTCAAGGAGACCGGCGAGCCGGTCTCGCTGGACCCGATGAGCCCGTTCGAGCGCAAGGTGGTCCACGACGCGGTCGCCGAGGCCGGCCTCACCTCCGAGTCGGAGGGCGTCGAGCCGCGCCGCTTCGTGGTGATCGTCCCCGCGTGA